A genomic segment from Rhodothermales bacterium encodes:
- the dnaX gene encoding DNA polymerase III subunit gamma/tau — MSSQPYLVAARKYRPQRFHEIVAQEHVTETLTNAIRLDRLAHAYLFSGPRGVGKTTAARILAKAINCTTPPDQRGDGGEPCRTCDSCRTFEEGRSLNIIEIDAASNNKVEDIRDLRETVLVPPQGSRRKVYIIDEVHMLSNAAFNALLKTLEEPPPYVLFIFATTEPNKVLPTILSRCQRFDFRRIAVPEIVSHLQRICQEEGIVADEASLMLIAHKGDGALRDALSAFDQAIALCGTNMTYAELAQAFGVVDIDLYFEVTRAVQTSDSAGMLALVERLTRAGYDMQEFMAGLASHLRNLLVACTMPDTSLIEAAESVRERYGVDSAAFTETDLLRLLMLVDEGEEKLRTSTQPRLRLEMTLLKMASLARSVDLREALARLDQLEQRGGAPATPPAPTPATPTPPPPPQAARPPAPSPAPPQKPEPPPAPEPDVRPPLKLVDKPAPPPPPPAPPPQGGGTENLFGTPLLQKKPAGPPRGGDPEASLRVEIDVAIAPSPSSQNAVLLALWPGFVGRVKVERIHVSALLQHATPLDDQGAVIVLSVPDDFHRRMLDSQQEFLVANFKEETGRTITRFDFVIGGSEDGPEAVETPQEIDPYEYMKQKRQESPVIRAIFDQFGGEVVW, encoded by the coding sequence ATACCGGCCGCAGCGGTTCCACGAAATCGTAGCCCAGGAGCACGTCACCGAAACGCTCACCAACGCGATTCGCCTGGATCGGCTGGCGCACGCCTACCTGTTCAGCGGCCCCCGCGGCGTCGGCAAGACGACGGCGGCGCGCATCCTCGCGAAGGCCATCAACTGCACGACCCCGCCCGACCAGCGCGGCGACGGCGGCGAGCCGTGCCGCACCTGCGATTCGTGCCGGACGTTCGAGGAAGGGCGCAGCCTGAATATCATCGAGATCGACGCCGCCTCCAACAACAAGGTGGAGGATATCCGGGACCTGCGCGAGACCGTGCTGGTGCCGCCGCAGGGCAGCCGGCGGAAGGTGTACATCATCGACGAGGTGCACATGCTCTCCAACGCGGCCTTCAACGCGCTGTTGAAGACGCTGGAAGAGCCGCCGCCGTACGTCCTCTTCATCTTTGCGACGACGGAGCCGAACAAGGTCCTGCCGACCATCCTGTCGCGGTGCCAGCGGTTCGACTTCCGCCGCATCGCCGTTCCCGAGATCGTCAGCCACCTCCAGCGGATCTGCCAGGAGGAAGGCATCGTGGCGGACGAAGCCTCGCTGATGCTGATCGCCCACAAGGGTGACGGGGCGCTCCGCGACGCGCTTTCGGCCTTCGACCAGGCCATCGCGCTCTGCGGGACGAACATGACCTACGCCGAGCTGGCGCAGGCTTTCGGGGTGGTGGATATCGACCTGTACTTCGAGGTGACCCGCGCCGTCCAGACGAGCGACAGCGCCGGCATGCTCGCCCTGGTCGAACGGCTCACGCGCGCCGGATACGACATGCAGGAATTCATGGCCGGTCTCGCGTCGCACCTGCGCAACCTGCTCGTGGCCTGCACCATGCCCGACACATCGCTCATCGAGGCCGCCGAGTCGGTGCGCGAGCGGTACGGCGTCGACAGCGCCGCGTTTACCGAGACCGATCTGCTCCGGCTGCTGATGCTGGTGGATGAAGGAGAGGAAAAGCTGCGGACGAGCACCCAGCCACGGCTCCGGCTCGAAATGACGCTCCTCAAGATGGCCAGCCTGGCGCGCAGCGTCGACCTGCGCGAAGCGCTCGCGCGGCTCGATCAGCTCGAACAGCGCGGCGGAGCGCCGGCAACCCCGCCGGCACCGACGCCGGCAACTCCGACGCCGCCTCCACCGCCCCAGGCCGCCCGCCCGCCGGCGCCCAGCCCGGCGCCCCCCCAAAAACCCGAGCCGCCGCCGGCGCCGGAGCCCGACGTGCGGCCTCCGCTCAAGCTGGTTGACAAGCCGGCGCCGCCCCCGCCGCCACCCGCACCGCCCCCCCAGGGCGGCGGCACCGAAAACCTCTTCGGGACGCCGCTGCTCCAGAAAAAACCCGCGGGCCCGCCCCGGGGCGGCGACCCGGAAGCCTCGCTGCGCGTGGAAATCGATGTCGCCATCGCGCCATCCCCCTCGTCGCAGAACGCCGTGCTGCTCGCGCTCTGGCCGGGCTTCGTCGGACGCGTCAAGGTGGAGCGCATCCACGTGAGCGCCCTGCTCCAGCACGCCACCCCGCTGGACGACCAGGGTGCCGTCATCGTGCTCTCCGTGCCCGACGACTTTCACCGGCGCATGCTCGACAGCCAGCAGGAGTTTCTCGTCGCCAACTTCAAGGAGGAGACGGGCCGAACGATCACGCGGTTCGATTTTGTGATCGGGGGGAGTGAAGATGGACCGGAAGCCGTGGAAACCCCTCAGGAAATCGATCCGTACGAGTACATGAAACA